The Thioalbus denitrificans DNA window AGGCGACACCCACCGGGATGGTCCGCAGCACCAGGCCGAGGAAGTAGAAGGCGGCCCCGTAGCCCGCCACCACGACCAGGCTGGGGACGGGCCGGGTGAAGCCCTCGGCGGCCTTCAGGGCGCTGGTGCCGATGACCTCGGCGACGATGGCGATGAGAAGGTAGACGTAGCCCATGGGGTGGCCTCGGGTTCGGATTGCCGTGCCGCGCGGCGGACCGCCATCATAACCCTCCCGGCCGCCGGAGTGGCAGTCAGGCGCCCGGCCAGCGCATGGCCGCGCCGCGCAGGTGCCCGTGGCGGAAGCGCGAATAGAGCAGCTCGAACAGCAGCGCCCCGGCCAGGAAGCCCGCGAAGATCCACAGCGCGTGGGGGCTGTCCGCGCCGGTCCGCGCCAGCAGCACGCCGAGCGCCCCGAGACAGGCCACGGCGCC harbors:
- a CDS encoding DMT family transporter; this translates as MGYVYLLIAIVAEVIGTSALKAAEGFTRPVPSLVVVAGYGAAFYFLGLVLRTIPVGVAYAIWAGLGIVLITLVGMVAFRQAPDLPAVLGMGLIIAGVLVIHLFSRTVAH